In a genomic window of Salegentibacter salegens:
- the rpsG gene encoding 30S ribosomal protein S7 has product MRRRQAKKRPLLPDPKFNDQLVTRFVNMMMWDGKKSVAFKIFYDTIAIIEEKKQDEEKTGLEIWKDALSNVMPHVEVRSRRVGGATFQIPMQIRPDRKVATAMKWLISFARKRNEKSMAQKLASEVLAAAKEEGAAVKRRVDTHKMAEANKAFSHFRF; this is encoded by the coding sequence ATGAGAAGAAGACAGGCCAAAAAAAGACCGCTTTTACCAGATCCAAAATTTAACGATCAACTTGTTACACGTTTCGTGAACATGATGATGTGGGATGGAAAAAAATCGGTAGCCTTTAAAATTTTCTATGATACAATCGCGATTATAGAAGAGAAGAAACAAGACGAAGAAAAAACAGGTTTGGAAATTTGGAAAGATGCTCTTTCTAATGTTATGCCTCACGTTGAAGTTAGAAGTAGACGAGTTGGAGGTGCAACCTTTCAAATCCCAATGCAAATAAGACCAGATAGAAAAGTAGCAACTGCTATGAAGTGGTTAATTTCATTTGCGCGTAAGAGAAACGAAAAATCTATGGCGCAGAAATTAGCTTCTGAAGTTCTTGCTGCTGCCAAAGAAGAAGGCGCTGCAGTTAAGAGAAGGGTTGATACTCATAAAATGGCTGAAGCTAATAAAGCATTCTCTCACTTTAGATTCTAA
- the rpsL gene encoding 30S ribosomal protein S12, translated as MPTISQLVRKGRAQITKKSKSAALDSCPQRRGVCTRVYTTTPKKPNSAMRKVARVRLTNGKEVNAYIPGEGHNLQEHSIVLVRGGRVKDLPGVRYHIVRGALDTAGVEGRSQRRSKYGAKRPKK; from the coding sequence ATGCCAACAATTTCACAATTAGTACGAAAAGGAAGAGCCCAGATAACCAAGAAGAGTAAATCGGCTGCTTTAGATTCGTGCCCTCAAAGAAGAGGAGTGTGCACACGTGTGTATACTACTACACCTAAGAAACCAAACTCGGCGATGCGTAAAGTTGCTAGGGTGAGGTTAACTAACGGAAAAGAAGTTAACGCTTATATTCCAGGTGAGGGTCACAATCTACAAGAGCACTCGATAGTATTGGTTAGAGGTGGAAGGGTAAAAGATTTACCAGGTGTAAGATACCACATTGTTCGCGGTGCATTAGATACTGCGGGTGTTGAAGGTAGAAGCCAGCGTAGGTCTAAATACGGAGCCAAACGCCCTAAAAAGTAA
- the rplC gene encoding 50S ribosomal protein L3, translated as MSGLIGKKIGMTSIFDENGKNIPCTVIEAGPCVVTQVRTKEVDGYEALQVGFDDKKTANKAAEGHAKKAGSVAKRKVVEFQGYEADYKLGDAITVEHFNEGEFVDIAGTSKGKGFQGVVKRHNFGGVGQATHGQHNRLRAPGSIGAASYPARVFKGMKMAGRMGGERVKVENLRVLKVVADKNLLVVKGCVPGHKNSYVIISK; from the coding sequence ATGTCTGGGTTAATAGGAAAAAAAATAGGCATGACCAGTATTTTTGACGAGAACGGGAAAAACATTCCCTGTACCGTAATAGAAGCAGGTCCATGCGTAGTTACCCAAGTCAGAACCAAAGAGGTTGACGGGTATGAGGCACTTCAAGTTGGTTTCGATGACAAAAAGACTGCAAACAAAGCTGCCGAAGGGCACGCAAAAAAAGCAGGAAGCGTTGCAAAACGTAAAGTCGTTGAATTCCAGGGCTATGAAGCAGATTATAAATTAGGTGATGCTATCACGGTAGAGCACTTTAACGAGGGGGAATTTGTAGATATTGCAGGTACTTCTAAAGGTAAAGGCTTTCAGGGTGTTGTAAAAAGACACAACTTTGGTGGTGTGGGTCAGGCGACTCACGGTCAGCATAACCGATTAAGAGCTCCGGGTTCTATTGGTGCAGCGTCTTACCCTGCACGGGTTTTCAAAGGAATGAAAATGGCCGGTAGAATGGGTGGAGAGAGAGTTAAAGTAGAAAACCTGAGAGTTTTAAAAGTGGTGGCAGATAAAAACCTTTTAGTAGTAAAAGGATGTGTGCCAGGTCACAAAAACTCATACGTAATCATTAGCAAGTAA
- the rpsJ gene encoding 30S ribosomal protein S10 — protein MSQKIRIKLKSYDHNLVDKSAEKIVKTVKTTGAVVTGPIPLPTHKKLFTVLRSPHVNKKAREQFQLSSYKRLLDIYSSSSKTIDALMKLELPSGVEVEIKV, from the coding sequence ATGAGTCAAAAAATAAGAATAAAACTAAAATCCTACGATCATAACCTGGTAGATAAATCTGCAGAGAAGATCGTGAAAACTGTAAAAACTACAGGTGCGGTGGTAACAGGACCAATTCCATTACCTACACACAAAAAACTTTTTACTGTTTTACGTTCTCCGCACGTGAACAAGAAAGCCAGAGAGCAATTTCAATTAAGCTCTTATAAAAGGCTTTTGGATATCTACAGTTCTTCTTCAAAAACTATTGATGCGTTAATGAAGTTAGAATTACCAAGTGGGGTTGAAGTAGAGATCAAGGTATAA
- the rpsS gene encoding 30S ribosomal protein S19, with translation MARSLKKGPYVHYKLDKKVAQNVESGKKAVIKTWSRASMITPDFVGQTIAVHNGKQFVPVYVTENMVGHKLGEFSPTRSFRGHSGAKNKGKR, from the coding sequence ATGGCACGTTCATTAAAAAAAGGACCTTACGTTCACTATAAGTTAGATAAGAAGGTTGCTCAAAATGTTGAGTCTGGAAAAAAAGCCGTGATCAAAACCTGGTCTAGAGCTTCAATGATTACTCCAGATTTTGTTGGGCAAACTATCGCTGTTCACAACGGGAAACAATTTGTACCTGTATATGTAACAGAGAACATGGTAGGGCATAAATTAGGAGAATTTTCACCAACACGTTCCTTTAGAGGGCATTCTGGTGCAAAAAATAAAGGTAAAAGATAA
- the rpsC gene encoding 30S ribosomal protein S3 has product MGQKTNPIGNRLGIVRGWESNWYGGNDYGDKLAEDDKIRKYIHARLSKASVSRVIIERTLKLVTVTITTARPGIIIGKGGQEVDKLKEELKKITDKEVQINIFEIKRPELDAHLVASSVARQVENRISYRRAIKMAIAAAMRMNAEGIKIQISGRLNGAEMARSEAYKDGRIPLSTFRADIDYALVEAHTTYGRLGIKVWIMKGEVYGKRDLSPLVGMSKKQGGKPGAGRGGNKSRRRK; this is encoded by the coding sequence ATGGGACAAAAAACAAATCCAATCGGGAATCGCCTTGGTATCGTAAGAGGATGGGAATCCAACTGGTACGGAGGAAATGACTACGGCGATAAATTAGCCGAAGACGATAAGATTAGAAAGTACATCCATGCTCGTCTTTCAAAAGCGAGTGTATCTAGGGTAATTATTGAGCGTACGCTTAAGCTTGTAACCGTTACTATCACCACTGCCAGACCAGGTATTATTATTGGTAAAGGCGGCCAGGAGGTAGACAAGCTTAAAGAAGAACTTAAGAAAATTACCGACAAGGAAGTTCAAATTAACATCTTTGAGATTAAGAGGCCAGAACTTGATGCGCATTTAGTTGCATCTAGTGTTGCAAGACAAGTTGAGAATCGTATCTCTTACCGTCGTGCAATTAAAATGGCTATCGCGGCTGCTATGAGAATGAATGCTGAAGGAATCAAAATACAGATTTCCGGACGTTTAAATGGTGCTGAAATGGCACGTTCAGAAGCATACAAAGATGGTAGAATTCCTCTGTCTACTTTTAGGGCCGATATTGACTATGCTTTAGTTGAAGCTCACACTACTTATGGTAGGTTGGGTATTAAAGTATGGATCATGAAAGGCGAAGTTTATGGTAAAAGAGATCTTTCTCCGCTTGTTGGAATGTCCAAGAAGCAAGGAGGAAAACCTGGAGCCGGGCGAGGTGGTAACAAATCACGTCGTAGAAAGTAA
- the rplW gene encoding 50S ribosomal protein L23 codes for MSILIKPIITEKATGDSELNNRFSFVVDNKANKIEIKNAVEAAYGVSVEKVRTINVRPDRKTRYTKSGMITGKTKAFKKALVQVTEGETIDLYSNL; via the coding sequence ATGAGTATCTTGATAAAACCAATTATTACAGAAAAAGCCACCGGAGATAGCGAGTTGAATAACCGTTTTTCTTTTGTGGTAGACAATAAGGCGAATAAGATTGAAATTAAGAATGCAGTAGAAGCTGCTTATGGAGTTTCAGTTGAAAAAGTTCGTACTATAAATGTCCGTCCAGATCGCAAAACCAGATATACAAAATCTGGTATGATTACTGGTAAAACCAAAGCTTTCAAAAAAGCATTGGTACAGGTGACGGAAGGTGAAACTATTGATTTATACAGTAATCTTTAA
- the rplB gene encoding 50S ribosomal protein L2, giving the protein MSVRKLKPITPGQRFRVVNGYDAVTTDKPEKSLLAPIKKSGGRNSQGKMTIRYKGGGHKRRYRIVDFKRDKHGIPATVASIEYDPNRTAFIALLNYQDGEKRYVIAQNGLQVGQNIVSSTDSAAPEIGNAMPLSSIPLGTVVSCIELRAGQGAVMARSAGAFAQLLAREGKYATVKLPSGEIRRVLSTCMATIGAVSNSDHQLQVSGKAGRKRWLGIRPRTRPVAMNPVDHPMGGGEGRASGGHPRSRKGLPAKGFKTRSRTKASNKYIVERRKK; this is encoded by the coding sequence ATGTCAGTTAGAAAATTAAAACCAATCACCCCTGGCCAGCGATTTAGAGTAGTAAACGGGTATGACGCCGTAACTACTGATAAGCCGGAAAAAAGCCTTTTGGCTCCGATAAAAAAGTCAGGTGGGAGAAACAGTCAGGGAAAAATGACGATCCGCTACAAAGGTGGAGGTCATAAAAGACGTTACAGAATTGTAGACTTTAAACGCGACAAGCATGGGATTCCTGCTACAGTTGCGAGTATAGAATATGATCCTAACCGAACTGCCTTTATCGCATTGTTGAATTACCAGGATGGTGAGAAACGATATGTTATTGCTCAAAATGGGTTGCAGGTAGGTCAAAATATTGTATCAAGCACAGATTCGGCTGCTCCAGAAATTGGAAATGCAATGCCGTTGTCTAGCATCCCGCTTGGTACGGTAGTTTCTTGTATAGAGTTAAGAGCCGGGCAAGGTGCTGTTATGGCAAGAAGTGCTGGAGCTTTTGCTCAATTATTGGCAAGAGAAGGAAAATATGCAACCGTAAAACTACCTTCAGGAGAAATTAGAAGGGTGTTATCTACTTGTATGGCAACAATTGGAGCTGTATCAAATAGTGATCATCAACTTCAGGTTTCTGGTAAAGCTGGTAGAAAACGTTGGTTGGGTATAAGACCAAGAACAAGACCAGTTGCGATGAACCCTGTAGATCACCCAATGGGTGGTGGTGAAGGAAGAGCTTCCGGTGGTCACCCACGTTCAAGAAAAGGTTTACCTGCTAAAGGTTTCAAAACCCGTTCAAGAACAAAAGCGAGTAATAAATATATTGTAGAACGTAGAAAGAAATAA
- the rplD gene encoding 50S ribosomal protein L4 — translation MEVAVLDVKGKETGRKAKLSDAVFAIEPNDHAVYLDVKQYLANQRQGTHKAKERAEIVGSTRKIKKQKGTGTARAGSIKSPIFKGGGRVFGPRPRNYGFKLNKNLKRLARKSALSIKAKGESIFVVEDFSFDAPKTKSMIDVLKALGIQDKKSLIVLGDSNKNVYLSSRNLKGLEVVNSSELSTYGILNAKNIVLLEGSLEGIVSNLSK, via the coding sequence ATGGAAGTAGCAGTTTTAGATGTAAAAGGAAAAGAAACAGGCAGAAAAGCAAAGCTTTCTGACGCTGTTTTCGCTATAGAGCCAAACGATCACGCGGTTTATCTAGATGTTAAACAATATTTAGCTAATCAGCGACAGGGAACCCACAAAGCTAAAGAAAGAGCTGAGATTGTTGGAAGTACTCGTAAGATCAAGAAACAAAAAGGTACCGGTACTGCACGTGCAGGTAGCATTAAGTCGCCAATTTTTAAAGGTGGTGGACGTGTTTTTGGACCAAGACCAAGAAACTATGGTTTTAAATTGAATAAAAATTTAAAACGTTTGGCTAGAAAATCGGCATTATCAATAAAAGCAAAAGGAGAATCAATTTTTGTAGTTGAAGACTTTTCTTTTGATGCGCCGAAGACAAAAAGTATGATAGATGTTTTGAAAGCCCTTGGTATTCAGGACAAAAAATCACTTATAGTGTTGGGTGACTCAAATAAAAATGTATATTTGTCGTCACGTAATTTAAAAGGACTTGAGGTTGTAAATTCCTCAGAATTAAGTACTTACGGAATTCTTAATGCTAAGAATATTGTGCTACTTGAAGGTTCTTTAGAAGGAATTGTGTCGAATTTAAGTAAATAA
- the rplV gene encoding 50S ribosomal protein L22, giving the protein MGVRKRERAEQIKEAKKQVAFAKLNNCPTSPRKMRLVADLVRGEKVEKALQILKFSSKEASGRLEKLLLSAIANWQSKNEDASIEDAELFVKEIRVDGGAMLKRLRPAPQGRAHRIRKRSNHVTLVLGENNNTQS; this is encoded by the coding sequence ATGGGAGTTCGTAAAAGAGAAAGAGCAGAGCAAATAAAAGAAGCCAAAAAACAGGTAGCTTTTGCAAAGTTGAATAACTGCCCTACTTCACCTAGAAAAATGCGCTTAGTTGCGGATTTAGTAAGAGGTGAGAAAGTAGAAAAGGCGCTTCAAATATTAAAATTCAGTTCAAAAGAAGCTTCTGGACGTTTAGAGAAATTATTGCTTTCAGCAATAGCCAACTGGCAATCTAAAAACGAAGATGCAAGTATTGAAGATGCTGAATTGTTTGTAAAAGAAATCCGTGTAGATGGAGGAGCGATGCTTAAGAGGCTACGTCCTGCACCACAGGGTCGCGCACATAGAATTAGAAAGAGATCCAACCACGTTACTTTGGTGCTTGGAGAAAACAATAATACACAAAGCTAA
- the fusA gene encoding elongation factor G, protein MAQRDLKFTRNIGIAAHIDAGKTTTTERILYYTGISHKIGEVHDGAATMDWMEQEQERGITITSAATHCKWMYRDQEFTVNIIDTPGHVDFTVEVERSLRVLDGVVALFSAVDGVEPQSETVWRQADKYKVPRLGFVNKMDRQGADFFNVCKQVREMLGGNPVPLQVPIGDEIDFKGVVDLISKKAVIWNDEDHGMTYETIDIPEELMEDVNKYRTELVEAVAEYDEALMEKFFEDENSITEDEIIAALRAATIDMSIIPMMCGSAFKNKGVQAMLDAVMRYMPSPVDVEAIVGTNPDTGEDESRKPHVDSPFSALAFKIATDPFVGRLAFFRVYSGALDAGSYVLNNRSGKKERISRIYQMHSNKQEPINRIEAGDIGAAVGFKDIKTGDTLTDEKHPIVLESMTFPEPVIGIAVEPKTKADVDKMGMALAKLAEEDPTFQVKTDEISGQTIISGMGELHIEILVDRLKREFKVEVNEGQPQVEYKETVTKNAEHREVYKKQSGGRGKFADIVFEMGPVDKDFEGKGLQFVDTIKGGRIPKEFVPSVEKGFKEAMKNGPMAGFQMDTLKVTLKDGSFHPVDSDQLSFELAAKMGYKAAAKKAGAVVLEPIMKIEVVTPEENMGDIVGDLNRRRGQVNSMSDRSGAKIIKAEVPLSEMFGYVTTLRTLSSGRATSTMEFSHYAETPSNISEEVIKAAKGTNE, encoded by the coding sequence ATGGCACAAAGAGATTTAAAATTTACCAGAAATATAGGAATTGCAGCTCATATTGATGCGGGTAAAACCACTACAACAGAGCGTATTCTATATTATACAGGGATAAGCCACAAAATAGGTGAGGTGCACGATGGTGCGGCTACTATGGACTGGATGGAGCAGGAGCAGGAAAGAGGTATTACAATTACTTCTGCTGCAACACATTGTAAGTGGATGTATAGAGATCAGGAATTTACGGTAAATATTATCGATACTCCTGGTCACGTAGACTTTACTGTAGAGGTAGAGCGTTCTTTACGTGTTCTTGATGGTGTGGTTGCATTGTTTAGTGCTGTAGATGGTGTTGAGCCACAATCTGAAACTGTTTGGAGACAGGCAGATAAATATAAAGTACCACGTTTAGGATTTGTAAATAAAATGGACCGTCAGGGAGCTGACTTCTTTAATGTGTGTAAGCAGGTTAGAGAAATGCTAGGTGGAAACCCAGTGCCATTACAAGTTCCTATTGGTGACGAAATAGACTTTAAAGGAGTTGTTGATCTTATTTCCAAAAAAGCAGTTATTTGGAATGATGAAGATCACGGGATGACCTATGAAACCATAGATATTCCTGAAGAACTTATGGAGGATGTGAATAAATACCGAACTGAGCTTGTAGAAGCTGTAGCCGAGTATGATGAGGCATTGATGGAAAAGTTCTTTGAAGATGAAAATTCAATTACTGAAGATGAGATTATTGCTGCGCTTAGAGCTGCAACTATAGATATGTCTATCATACCTATGATGTGTGGTTCTGCCTTTAAAAACAAAGGTGTACAGGCAATGCTTGATGCAGTTATGAGATATATGCCTTCTCCAGTAGATGTAGAAGCTATTGTAGGAACAAATCCTGATACTGGTGAAGACGAAAGCAGAAAGCCACACGTTGACTCTCCTTTCTCTGCATTAGCATTTAAAATTGCTACTGATCCTTTTGTGGGTCGTTTGGCATTCTTCCGTGTTTACTCGGGAGCTTTAGATGCAGGATCTTATGTATTGAACAATAGATCAGGTAAAAAAGAACGTATTTCTCGTATTTACCAGATGCATTCTAATAAGCAGGAGCCTATAAATAGAATTGAAGCTGGTGATATTGGTGCCGCTGTTGGTTTTAAAGATATTAAAACCGGAGATACGCTTACCGATGAAAAACACCCAATCGTTCTTGAATCTATGACTTTCCCTGAGCCTGTAATTGGAATCGCGGTAGAGCCTAAGACAAAAGCCGATGTTGATAAAATGGGTATGGCTTTAGCTAAATTAGCTGAAGAAGATCCAACTTTCCAGGTGAAGACTGATGAAATTTCAGGACAAACCATTATCTCTGGTATGGGAGAGCTTCATATTGAAATTCTTGTAGATCGTTTAAAGAGAGAATTTAAAGTTGAAGTAAACGAAGGTCAGCCTCAGGTTGAGTACAAAGAAACAGTAACTAAAAACGCTGAACACAGAGAGGTTTATAAAAAGCAATCTGGTGGTCGTGGTAAATTTGCTGATATTGTATTCGAAATGGGACCTGTAGACAAAGACTTTGAAGGAAAAGGACTTCAGTTTGTAGATACTATTAAAGGTGGACGTATTCCTAAAGAGTTTGTTCCTTCGGTAGAAAAAGGATTTAAAGAGGCTATGAAAAACGGGCCAATGGCCGGTTTCCAAATGGATACTTTAAAAGTAACCCTTAAGGATGGATCTTTCCACCCTGTAGATTCCGATCAACTTTCTTTCGAATTGGCTGCAAAAATGGGTTACAAAGCCGCTGCTAAAAAAGCCGGTGCTGTAGTTCTTGAGCCAATTATGAAAATTGAAGTAGTAACTCCAGAAGAAAACATGGGAGATATTGTTGGTGACTTGAACCGTAGAAGAGGTCAGGTAAACAGCATGTCCGATAGATCTGGAGCTAAGATTATTAAGGCGGAAGTGCCTTTGTCTGAAATGTTTGGATATGTAACCACATTAAGAACATTGTCTTCTGGTAGAGCAACTTCAACTATGGAATTTTCTCACTATGCTGAAACTCCTTCTAATATTTCAGAAGAAGTTATTAAAGCAGCAAAAGGTACAAACGAATAA
- a CDS encoding TonB-dependent receptor domain-containing protein, whose product MRTKFSSILTLLLVLVVQITFAQERTITGTVVDEDGLPLPGVTVLIQGTNTGTQTDFDGNYSIPATQGDVLVYSFVGMQTAEYTVANNDTIDVTLTTDSAQLDAVVVTALGIKREKKSLGYATQEVDGSEVSDVPTQNFVNSLSGKVAGLKVSSSGTMGGSSNVVIRGSSSLTGNNQALFVIDGTPVSNANTNRTGQDAGRGGYDYGNAASDINPNDIASINVLKGAAATALYGARAANGAIIIETKKGSKGKGIGVSVSSTLMTSHADMNTLPEYQDEYGAGYLRGYGPDGDEYFNLYDVDGDGNLDQVTPFTEDASFGARFEGQPIYQWNSIYPQLEGTDYDFYQQATPWEAGENNPNAIWETGYTMINSVALDGGTDKSSFRISGTNFNQQGNLPNSQIKRNTLKFSGEHEFTDKFSAQANITYTKTDGKGRYGTGYSELNIMQSFRQWNQANVDIYDQRAAYFATGENITWNANGPDNLTPIYTDNPYWTLYENYSTDTRNRYFGNINLNYEINDVFSVLGRFSFDTFDELQEERKNKGSVGVGYLDTYFLEGTIRRDRSSTLPKENNTFYYPSISTSVLLSNVIDANWLSFAKLRANYAEVGNDTDPYRVFNTYQISAPFGSAGWASNNSQLANLALDPERMKSYEVGIEANFFDRRVGFDVSYYNSQTENQITPVPVSTATGFATKLLNAGTIENKGFEVSLNLNPIRTEDFNWNMNINWARNRSEVLELEDGIDVLQLANPQGGISINAVPGEPYGAIRGSAYVYDDNGNQVITSGGYYARTPNANYTIGNIQPDWTGGVSNSISYKNLTLNFLVDVQQGGDIFSLDTWYGRATGVYESSVGLNELGNPKRNPLFNPDLEPGDPGYIPEAEQGGVILNGVQGDIEYDSNGDYTVTNTSENTTRARTDYFGNPFGYGRDANEGHIYDASFVKLREASLTYNFGSQFIDATPFTNASISLIGRNLWIIHKNIPYSDPEAGLSSGNIQGYQSGAYPSMREIGASLKFNF is encoded by the coding sequence ATGAGAACAAAGTTTAGTAGTATTCTAACACTTTTATTAGTGTTAGTTGTGCAAATTACTTTTGCACAAGAACGAACGATTACCGGTACGGTAGTCGATGAAGACGGGTTACCCCTTCCAGGTGTAACCGTTTTAATTCAGGGAACCAACACTGGTACCCAAACAGATTTTGACGGAAATTACTCAATACCAGCTACACAAGGCGATGTATTGGTTTACTCTTTCGTTGGAATGCAAACTGCAGAGTATACGGTAGCAAACAATGACACGATAGATGTGACATTAACTACAGATTCAGCTCAATTAGATGCAGTAGTAGTAACTGCCCTTGGTATTAAAAGAGAAAAAAAATCTCTTGGTTACGCTACACAGGAAGTAGATGGTAGTGAAGTATCTGATGTTCCGACACAGAACTTCGTAAACTCTCTTTCTGGTAAAGTTGCGGGTCTTAAGGTATCATCTTCTGGTACTATGGGAGGTTCGTCTAACGTAGTAATTCGTGGTAGTTCCTCATTAACAGGAAACAACCAGGCATTATTCGTTATTGATGGTACTCCGGTAAGTAACGCGAATACCAACAGAACAGGCCAGGACGCAGGTAGAGGTGGTTACGATTATGGTAACGCTGCTTCTGACATTAACCCAAATGACATTGCTTCTATTAACGTACTTAAAGGTGCTGCTGCAACCGCACTTTACGGTGCCAGGGCTGCAAACGGGGCAATTATTATCGAAACTAAAAAAGGTAGCAAAGGAAAAGGAATTGGAGTTTCTGTTAGCTCTACCCTTATGACTTCTCACGCAGACATGAACACCCTTCCAGAATATCAAGACGAATACGGCGCTGGTTACCTAAGAGGTTATGGACCCGATGGTGATGAATACTTTAATCTGTATGATGTAGACGGCGATGGAAATCTTGATCAAGTAACTCCTTTTACAGAAGATGCTTCTTTTGGTGCGAGATTTGAAGGACAACCAATTTACCAGTGGAATTCAATTTACCCACAGTTAGAAGGAACAGATTATGATTTCTACCAACAAGCAACTCCCTGGGAAGCCGGAGAAAATAATCCTAACGCTATTTGGGAGACAGGTTACACGATGATTAACTCTGTTGCTTTAGATGGCGGAACCGATAAAAGTTCGTTTAGGATAAGTGGCACGAACTTTAATCAACAAGGTAACTTACCAAACAGCCAGATAAAAAGAAATACTTTAAAGTTTAGCGGTGAACATGAATTTACTGATAAATTTTCTGCACAAGCCAACATTACCTACACTAAAACAGACGGTAAAGGTAGATATGGTACTGGTTACAGTGAGCTAAACATTATGCAATCTTTTAGACAGTGGAATCAGGCTAACGTGGATATTTACGATCAAAGAGCAGCTTATTTTGCTACAGGAGAAAACATTACCTGGAACGCTAATGGCCCAGATAACCTTACTCCTATTTATACAGATAACCCATATTGGACACTTTACGAAAACTATTCAACAGATACTCGTAACAGATATTTTGGTAACATTAACCTTAATTACGAGATCAATGATGTATTTAGTGTTTTAGGTAGATTCTCTTTTGATACTTTTGACGAGTTGCAAGAGGAAAGAAAAAATAAAGGAAGTGTTGGTGTAGGTTATTTAGACACTTATTTCTTAGAAGGTACTATAAGAAGAGACCGTTCTTCTACCCTTCCAAAAGAAAACAATACTTTTTACTACCCATCAATTTCTACCAGTGTACTTCTTTCTAATGTGATAGATGCTAACTGGTTAAGTTTTGCTAAGTTAAGAGCTAACTACGCAGAGGTAGGTAATGATACAGACCCTTATAGAGTTTTTAATACTTACCAAATCTCAGCTCCTTTTGGATCTGCTGGATGGGCAAGTAACAACTCTCAATTGGCTAACCTGGCTCTTGATCCTGAGCGTATGAAATCTTACGAAGTAGGTATTGAAGCGAACTTCTTTGATAGAAGAGTAGGTTTTGATGTATCTTACTACAACTCTCAAACAGAGAACCAAATTACTCCGGTACCGGTATCTACCGCAACTGGTTTCGCTACTAAGCTTTTAAATGCTGGTACAATTGAAAATAAAGGGTTTGAAGTCTCTTTAAACTTAAACCCAATTAGAACTGAAGACTTTAACTGGAACATGAACATTAACTGGGCAAGAAACAGAAGTGAGGTTCTTGAACTTGAAGACGGTATTGATGTATTACAGCTAGCTAATCCTCAAGGTGGGATTTCAATTAATGCCGTTCCTGGAGAGCCTTATGGCGCCATTAGAGGTTCAGCTTATGTTTATGATGATAATGGGAACCAGGTAATTACCTCTGGAGGTTATTACGCTAGAACACCAAATGCTAACTATACAATCGGTAATATCCAACCAGATTGGACAGGTGGTGTATCTAATTCTATCTCTTACAAAAACCTTACCTTAAACTTCCTTGTAGACGTTCAACAAGGTGGAGATATTTTCTCTTTAGACACCTGGTATGGACGTGCAACTGGAGTGTATGAAAGCAGTGTAGGCCTTAATGAGCTTGGTAACCCAAAACGAAATCCATTATTTAATCCAGATTTAGAACCTGGAGATCCAGGTTATATTCCTGAAGCTGAACAAGGTGGAGTTATACTTAACGGTGTTCAGGGAGATATCGAGTATGACTCTAATGGTGATTACACAGTGACCAACACTTCTGAAAACACTACAAGAGCAAGAACCGATTACTTTGGTAACCCTTTTGGTTACGGTAGAGATGCTAACGAAGGTCATATTTATGACGCTTCTTTCGTAAAGCTAAGAGAAGCTAGTTTAACCTATAACTTTGGATCTCAATTTATAGATGCTACGCCATTCACCAATGCTTCTATATCTTTAATAGGTAGAAACCTTTGGATAATTCACAAGAATATTCCATATTCTGATCCAGAAGCTGGACTTAGTTCAGGAAACATTCAAGGTTATCAGTCTGGTGCTTACCCATCAATGAGGGAAATTGGTGCTAGCCTTAAATTTAACTTTTAA
- the rplP gene encoding 50S ribosomal protein L16: MLQPKRTKYRKQQKGRMKGNAGRGHRLSNGTFGIKSMDSSFITARQIEAARIAATRYMKREGSIWIKIFPDKPITKKPLEVRMGKGKGAVEYWAAVVKPGRIMFEIGGVPMDIAKEALRLAAQKLPVRTKFIVARDYQA; this comes from the coding sequence ATGTTACAACCTAAAAGAACAAAATACCGTAAACAGCAGAAGGGCCGTATGAAAGGCAATGCCGGAAGAGGGCATAGACTCTCTAACGGAACCTTTGGAATAAAATCTATGGATTCTAGTTTCATTACTGCCCGCCAAATTGAAGCTGCACGTATTGCTGCTACCCGATATATGAAAAGGGAAGGTTCTATCTGGATTAAAATATTTCCAGACAAGCCTATCACTAAGAAACCTCTAGAGGTTCGTATGGGTAAAGGTAAAGGTGCTGTAGAATATTGGGCTGCTGTTGTAAAACCAGGAAGAATTATGTTTGAAATTGGTGGAGTACCAATGGATATTGCTAAAGAAGCTTTAAGGCTTGCAGCACAAAAACTTCCGGTAAGAACCAAATTTATTGTAGCTAGAGATTATCAAGCTTAA